The nucleotide sequence GCACACCTGCTCCGCCGTGCAGTTGTGATTTCGGTGTTCGCACTCGTCGATGTCTGAGCACAGAGGGACAGCAAGTGTTAGAGAGACACCACACGTCTTTCAACAGTGTCCCCCTCAGACGGAGAggatgacctctgacctctgacctctgacctgtgcaGCTGCGCCCGTCTCCGGAGAGGTCGTAGCCGGCGGGACAGAAGCAGTGGAAGCTGCCGGGAGTGTTTACGCACTGATGGACGCAGAGACGACCGGGCTGACCGAGAGGAAACAGACGACACTCGTCGATatctggaacacacacacacacacacacacacacacacacacacacacacacacacgtttttaTTCTGTATCCTTCATACCTGACTTCAGTTTCCTTCACtagttcaacattttgtctcatttgtttaacaaaacatttttcttttttcagtgtccCAAAAATCCCAACAGAAGCGTTCGTGTTGACGCCGGCCGTCGCGCCAAAAGCTGCGTTCCCACCGAGCAGGTCGGCTCAGCTCAGGTCAGTTTCGTACGCGGTTTTTTGTGTTTCCGTTGTGGAAAGTTGTGGGTGGGGCCTTTAATACCTGTGATACCTGTGATACTTCTGATGCCGTCCCTATGATGGTCCCCTCTGCTCGGGGTAGCCAGCTCACAGATACGTTAGCAACCGTTACTATGCGCGGGAGGCCTGTCGAACTTTCAGCAGGAGCTAATATGCTGAAGCGGTCTGCTTACGCACCTGCGAGTCTGACAGACGATACCCAAAAAGTTTAGAGGGTGGTGTCGAATTTTTCGCCTTTCCAAAGCCGAAGACCGAAGAAGACGGTGTCGGATGTGATAAAACAGCGTGGAAGACGACAGGAACGATCGAATCCatcaaagagaaataaaaacaccattGTTTGTTCCAAGGTAAGatgctagctaacgttagcttcgTGTGCTTAGCTAACGCTAGCTTTGCGTGCTAAGTTAGATAACATCAGCAAACAAAGATGGctgaatattaatattattatttggcttttttgcaaacattatCTAACATAGGCGAAAAACTCGACACCCCCCTCTTAACTCTGTGGGTATCGGCTGTCAGACTTCAGAAAACACTACAACGTTTCCCAAAACAGAACCacaaccagaaaacaaaacaacttttcacGGTGGTTTTGTTTCGGAAAAcatagtgttttgggaaatattttgatttttttaatgttttgttttgggaaagGTCGAAGTGatttctaaaatgtgtttctggtGTTTTGACCCTCCGGGCCTCCGTAAATGGACCCTGACAAACGTCTGAATCagtcatgaaaacaaaacatttcagaaaacaaaataacttttcattgttttgggaaatgtagttttctgatgtgctgttttattttgggaaatgttgttgtgttttgaccctcagggccaccgtGACCCAACATTTTCGGCACCGGCTGACTGAGTCACCTGTTCAAAATAGACCCAAACTAACAACATGCAGCCAAGTCGCTGCAGTTCGTCGGTCGACATGTTAACTTCCGAGAGGAAGCCTGAATGTAAACTTTTTCTCCGCCTCCTTATCATCATCCGTCAGTCAGTTTGACCGTCGAGCACTTTTGCTCTCACGACTTCAGCAGGTGGAGGAAGCCGCGCTCTGATTCCCGGGATACGGAGTAAATGCTCCATCATAAGGAAGTCGCTGTTAAAGGTTGGTGTCACCTGTGCAGATGTTGTTGTCGCGGCCTGAGATGGTGAAGCCCACGTCACAGGTGCAGCGGGTGGAGCCCAGGAAGTGAGTGCAGTGAGACGGACGGATGGAGGAGAATGGGGAGGCGGATGTGGGCGCtaaagaggagaaaggaggaggtgaagatgctgaggaggaggaggaggaggaggatgctgacagagcagcagagccagagaaggaggaggaaggagcgGCAGGAGAGAAGGAGGCCAGGGAGTTTCCGGTGCTGTTGAAGcctgaaaaagacacaaaaacaagacttgAGAAACCCGCTGGGACTGAACCAGAATCAGCGTTACGGTCCGGCGCTTACGTCTGCACATCGGCTGCTGGCCGCTCCACCGCAGAGAGTCCAAACACACTCTGGTCCGCGGGCCAATCAGCTCGTAGCCAGGCTTGCACAGGAAGTGGACCTCGTGTCCGACGCCAAACACCCTGCCCAGCCTGCGGCCGTGAGCGGGGGGCTCCGGTTTGGGGCAGGAAGCTGCGAGCGGACACACGTGTTTATTAACCCTCTGCAggctttttatcattttaatcattttatctaatatttttattttttggcatccaactttaaaaacaactaaaaatttgttcacttttttctgAGGCAGCACCTTTAAATGAACCTCAGTCTGTCGCTCGTTCAGctgttatttaattttggtCACAAAAATACCTTCATGAGCTTTTATTCAGTTATAACGTCAGGGtcatttttgtggctttttgatGAGCGTTTAACCGGCAGGTAAAACACGGCTGAGCTGAAGATGGAGCTCTCACTCATGAATATACGGCGGTGCATTTGGACCGTTGTAGgtcaaacatgcaaacatacataaaaacataaatcaccaaatggataaataattgaataaataaataaatagcccgaggaagagaaaaacaaatgaattttgACATTAAAGTGGTAAATCTGCAAGGAAAAAACTTTGAAGTGCaaaatttattagaaaaaaatcacaaagtcaTATAAAGTCATACATTTGtggaaataaatggaaaaacagcGCTTTACTACTTCACCCTCAGAgaattctcatttttttaaaccctaaATTTAtgataaattaagtttttttccacataaatgTATGACTTCAATCTTAGAGaatatctgttgtttttttcttgtaaatttattACTTTAATCTTAGACAATATCTGtgcttttttctctgaaattttGGACTCAGAATATCTGAATTTCTAAATTTACAACTTGAATCTCAGAgattgtctgtgttttttcctgactTTAATCTTAGAGGAAATTCATGTATTATATCAGACAATATTTGGATTTTCTCTGAAATTTCCAACTTTAATCTCAGAGTTTATATGTACAGTTTTTATCGTAAATTTCTGACTTTATTGTCGTAGAATATCTGCCTCTGTTGGCCGACACCATGTTACGATAGTCATGCAGTAGTTTGTACTGCTCTTACTGTGCTGTCG is from Plectropomus leopardus isolate mb unplaced genomic scaffold, YSFRI_Pleo_2.0 unplaced_scaffold20024, whole genome shotgun sequence and encodes:
- the LOC121965442 gene encoding fibulin-7-like — protein: ECPSTHDLLNSLRQVERMLAVHEASYQQGLRSLRKKMSALHNSTMAIFKSGASCPKPEPPAHGRRLGRVFGVGHEVHFLCKPGYELIGPRTRVCLDSLRWSGQQPMCRRFNSTGNSLASFSPAAPSSSFSGSAALSASSSSSSSSASSPPPFSSLAPTSASPFSSIRPSHCTHFLGSTRCTCDVGFTISGRDNNICTDIDECRLFPLGQPGRLCVHQCVNTPGSFHCFCPAGYDLSGDGRSCTDIDECEHRNHNCTAEQVCVNTYGGFQCVRVECPHVKNATYIKTSPM